A genomic window from Candidatus Tiamatella incendiivivens includes:
- a CDS encoding DUF2283 domain-containing protein has product MVKKVHYDPEADILYIITKEGPVEDTLPADDDIYIELDKNGNIIGIEIWKASTNILENITNTISKKLKKQIQITK; this is encoded by the coding sequence ATGGTAAAGAAAGTTCACTATGATCCTGAGGCCGACATATTATACATAATAACCAAGGAAGGACCTGTCGAGGATACATTACCAGCCGACGATGACATATATATAGAATTAGACAAGAATGGAAACATAATTGGAATCGAAATATGGAAGGCTTCTACTAACATACTAGAAAACATAACAAACACAATATCTAAAAAACTCAAAAAACAGATTCAAATAACCAAATAA
- a CDS encoding helix-turn-helix domain-containing protein gives MDPARFIDRQTELGLLEDLWSKGRGLGVVYGRRRIGKTRLLLRWIYRKPHVYYQAGLYSHELNLQELAKAFEEYLGLEGFSKVKFSSLDVLLEHALRMWNDKLIVVIDEVTYWARSYPGIASELQKFVDHVLPKHPAILVLTGSIIGVVIRDLAGGGSPLFGRANLRVRLKELSPWCLPYFLPGYNSSELVETYSLVGGIPYYLVEWPDSQEPLKAYLHMFAPGGLLEDEPLMILREEVRNPSPYLSIIKAVAEGRRSLGEVSSYTGLPLGHVSRYLSSLIQLGLVDYEPLVPRRRKRRLLMINDRLLKSYYSIVEPYRHILSSGEPGEIPGSLKAKYINVIADGWERLASYHSLASLTKQVGITVSEAGRLLFKGDEVDYVIVDHDNRRILAVEAKWRSLTSREVRSITREVKAKVHKVFPGYDVTVAIYTRAARNTEHHDAIIVKPEDLPWKKDCP, from the coding sequence ATGGATCCTGCCCGTTTCATTGATAGACAAACAGAACTTGGTTTACTGGAAGATCTTTGGAGCAAGGGTAGAGGTTTGGGAGTTGTATACGGGAGAAGGAGGATTGGTAAAACTAGACTTCTCCTCCGGTGGATATATAGAAAGCCTCATGTTTACTATCAGGCCGGACTGTATTCCCATGAACTCAATCTTCAGGAGTTGGCAAAGGCTTTCGAGGAATATTTAGGTCTAGAGGGTTTCTCAAAAGTGAAGTTCTCTAGCTTGGATGTTCTACTTGAGCATGCATTGCGCATGTGGAATGATAAGCTTATCGTTGTTATTGACGAGGTTACATATTGGGCTCGATCGTACCCTGGTATCGCATCGGAGCTACAGAAGTTTGTAGACCATGTACTGCCGAAGCACCCGGCTATTCTCGTACTTACTGGTAGTATTATCGGTGTCGTAATAAGGGATCTCGCAGGAGGTGGTTCCCCGTTATTTGGGAGGGCAAACCTACGAGTTAGGCTGAAAGAACTCTCACCGTGGTGTCTACCGTACTTCTTGCCAGGATATAATAGTAGTGAACTCGTTGAGACCTATTCACTGGTAGGTGGAATTCCATACTATCTAGTAGAGTGGCCTGACAGTCAAGAACCTCTCAAAGCTTATCTCCACATGTTCGCGCCGGGAGGACTGTTGGAAGATGAGCCGCTTATGATTTTACGTGAGGAAGTAAGGAATCCATCGCCCTATCTTTCGATAATCAAAGCTGTCGCCGAGGGGAGGAGAAGCCTGGGGGAAGTCAGTAGTTACACTGGGCTGCCTTTGGGACATGTAAGCAGGTACTTGTCCAGTCTCATACAGCTAGGCTTGGTTGACTATGAGCCACTAGTACCTAGGAGAAGGAAGCGTCGGCTATTGATGATCAACGATAGGCTCTTGAAGTCGTATTATAGTATAGTCGAACCATACCGCCACATATTATCCTCAGGGGAACCCGGGGAAATCCCTGGATCTCTGAAAGCCAAATACATAAATGTTATTGCAGACGGCTGGGAGAGACTGGCATCGTATCATTCCCTAGCAAGCTTAACTAAACAGGTAGGTATAACAGTTTCTGAAGCCGGTAGACTGCTATTCAAAGGTGATGAAGTAGACTACGTTATTGTAGACCATGATAACCGAAGAATCCTAGCCGTAGAGGCTAAGTGGAGATCCCTGACAAGTAGAGAAGTACGGAGTATCACTAGGGAGGTTAAAGCCAAGGTACACAAGGTATTCCCCGGTTACGATGTGACAGTTGCTATATATACACGAGCAGCCCGCAATACCGAACATCACGATGCAATAATAGTTAAACCAGAAGACCTCCCCTGGAAAAAAGATTGCCCCTAA
- a CDS encoding aspartate aminotransferase family protein, which produces MLDRGYMQYLWDTSGNRYLDANTGHGVAFLGHSNPHIVEAVAKQFKLLASPGLSFRSRLEERVLESLSRIRPGKLDSVLFLNTGAEAVEAALKLAWAYTGRKKIVAFRNSFHGRTLGALSVTWNPRYRKGFPVLSDVVFSPYNSDAETLGNYIEQDTAAVIVEPVQGEGGVIPGSPGFLGDVSRLADEAGALLIVDEIQSGFGRTGRTWSYTKSLAEPDIVLAGKSIGGGYPVSLVFTREYIASSLKGGRHGSTFAGNLPAMAALEAAIRLFLEEDVPSKTMVAGRELIGRLRRRLRGNSAVRDVRGEGLMIGVELRYRPEPVLKCLQEESRVLALKAGATVVRFLPPYMITGGDIDQAASGVESCVSREYSR; this is translated from the coding sequence GTGCTAGATAGGGGGTACATGCAGTACCTATGGGATACTAGTGGGAACAGGTACCTTGACGCTAACACGGGGCATGGCGTAGCTTTCCTCGGCCACTCAAACCCCCATATAGTAGAGGCAGTCGCGAAGCAGTTCAAGCTTCTAGCCTCACCGGGACTCTCTTTCCGGAGCAGGCTTGAGGAAAGGGTTCTAGAATCCCTTTCTAGAATAAGGCCAGGTAAACTGGACTCTGTCCTGTTCCTAAACACTGGAGCAGAGGCCGTTGAGGCAGCCCTTAAGCTTGCATGGGCATATACTGGGAGGAAGAAAATTGTAGCCTTCCGAAACTCTTTTCACGGTAGAACACTCGGGGCTTTAAGTGTCACATGGAACCCCCGGTATAGAAAAGGTTTCCCAGTGCTGAGTGATGTCGTGTTCTCCCCTTACAACTCGGATGCAGAGACGCTTGGGAATTATATAGAACAGGATACAGCAGCCGTAATAGTCGAGCCCGTTCAGGGTGAAGGAGGCGTTATCCCTGGATCACCAGGGTTCCTAGGGGATGTTTCTCGGTTAGCAGATGAGGCTGGTGCCCTCCTAATAGTTGACGAGATCCAATCCGGGTTCGGCAGGACAGGTCGTACATGGAGCTATACGAAATCACTGGCGGAACCCGATATTGTCCTGGCAGGCAAGTCTATTGGGGGAGGATACCCGGTCAGCCTTGTCTTCACGCGGGAGTATATAGCCTCCTCTCTAAAAGGGGGTAGGCATGGCTCTACCTTCGCTGGTAACCTGCCTGCGATGGCTGCTTTGGAGGCTGCTATTAGATTGTTCTTGGAGGAGGATGTCCCCAGTAAGACCATGGTTGCAGGTAGGGAATTGATAGGTCGGCTCAGGAGGAGGCTTAGAGGGAATAGCGCCGTTAGAGACGTTCGTGGAGAAGGGTTGATGATAGGAGTAGAGCTCAGGTATAGACCGGAGCCTGTGCTGAAGTGCCTTCAAGAGGAGAGCAGGGTACTAGCACTTAAGGCTGGAGCAACGGTTGTCAGGTTCCTTCCTCCATATATGATTACGGGTGGTGATATTGATCAGGCCGCAAGTGGAGTCGAATCCTGTGTCTCCCGGGAGTATAGCAGGTAG
- a CDS encoding N-acetyl-lysine deacetylase, producing MIRPQVESNPVSPGSIAGSLLLRLLGKYSPTGMEDEAVQELASWAEERGLKFWIDSAGSVFIAPREVSSINVLLAGHIDTVPGWIEPGSGNDRIWGRGAVDAKGPLASMATGLLLLSKKHSSCPAAVAGLVGEEGDSRGAWRLVRDGLVPPFVIIGEPSGGDKVVVGYRGGFHVEVECRGSGGHSSSPHLGDSALDKAIKLVGAVKTLFNPEDPSGPSIAVTGFEAWEGWNVLPRKAYLRLDVRVPLGLDDSVVALELAYVIKSHGCMGVFHPGLKPVRVSVNSPVPRSLSRSLILHGVKPRPVVKRGTSDMNILGLHTESIAAYGPGDSSMAHTDMEVVGVGELGLAAEVYERSILELCRRSTGGRRVSIRDLV from the coding sequence TTGATCAGGCCGCAAGTGGAGTCGAATCCTGTGTCTCCCGGGAGTATAGCAGGTAGCCTACTGCTCAGGCTCCTCGGGAAGTACAGTCCTACGGGGATGGAGGACGAAGCTGTACAGGAGCTTGCCTCTTGGGCTGAAGAGAGGGGGCTCAAGTTTTGGATAGACAGTGCAGGAAGCGTCTTCATAGCCCCTAGAGAGGTATCGAGTATAAATGTACTGTTAGCAGGTCATATAGATACTGTCCCAGGCTGGATTGAGCCGGGAAGCGGGAACGATAGGATATGGGGTAGAGGGGCTGTCGATGCTAAAGGACCGCTGGCCAGTATGGCTACAGGGCTACTCCTCTTATCTAAGAAGCATTCCTCCTGCCCGGCTGCCGTTGCAGGGCTTGTGGGGGAGGAAGGTGACAGCAGGGGGGCGTGGAGGCTTGTTAGGGATGGATTGGTTCCTCCATTCGTGATTATAGGTGAACCCAGCGGTGGAGACAAGGTTGTAGTGGGTTATAGAGGTGGCTTCCACGTTGAGGTTGAGTGCAGGGGGAGTGGAGGGCATTCCTCTTCCCCTCATCTGGGTGATTCTGCCTTAGATAAAGCTATCAAGCTAGTAGGAGCGGTTAAAACATTGTTCAACCCTGAGGATCCCAGTGGCCCGAGTATTGCTGTGACAGGCTTTGAGGCGTGGGAAGGCTGGAACGTACTCCCCAGGAAAGCGTATTTAAGACTCGACGTTAGGGTTCCACTGGGACTAGACGATAGTGTAGTGGCGCTCGAGTTAGCCTATGTAATAAAGAGCCATGGGTGCATGGGAGTTTTCCATCCCGGGTTGAAGCCCGTTAGGGTCAGTGTAAATAGTCCCGTACCGAGATCTTTGTCTAGGAGCCTAATCCTCCACGGAGTCAAGCCGAGGCCTGTGGTTAAGCGGGGGACTAGTGACATGAACATTCTGGGATTGCACACTGAGAGTATAGCGGCTTACGGGCCTGGTGATTCCTCTATGGCTCATACCGACATGGAGGTTGTAGGTGTTGGTGAACTAGGTTTAGCGGCTGAGGTTTACGAGAGAAGTATTCTGGAGCTCTGCCGTAGGAGTACGGGTGGAAGGAGGGTTAGCATTAGAGATCTCGTTTAA
- a CDS encoding nucleotidyltransferase family protein has product MIKSKENDLINDIVHPEVIDIANILHKTGLNVFVIGARSLIILGIDIGRETKDWDLVVDKVFTTELRDKLTGILRKSGYKVQWRKWGLLLENDIHVDINYAPLTLDEEFIKRSIRIGVNLRVPSLEDLVILKLMSGERKDIADLKKILLQSWNSLDKEYLDNRLIQTGLEREFEKILKRMKLK; this is encoded by the coding sequence ATGATAAAGTCAAAGGAAAATGATCTCATTAACGATATCGTTCACCCTGAAGTTATAGACATAGCAAACATACTTCATAAGACCGGTCTAAATGTTTTTGTGATAGGTGCCCGAAGCCTGATAATATTGGGCATTGACATAGGTCGAGAAACAAAAGACTGGGATTTGGTTGTTGATAAAGTATTCACCACAGAACTTAGAGATAAACTGACTGGAATCCTGAGGAAATCAGGTTATAAAGTTCAATGGAGGAAATGGGGTCTACTCCTTGAAAATGATATACACGTTGACATAAATTATGCTCCGCTAACCTTAGACGAAGAATTCATTAAACGGAGCATTAGAATTGGGGTAAATCTCAGAGTCCCAAGCCTTGAAGACCTAGTGATTCTCAAACTTATGTCAGGAGAAAGAAAAGACATCGCAGATCTAAAGAAGATATTATTACAATCATGGAATAGTCTAGACAAAGAATATCTAGACAACCGGCTAATCCAAACAGGGTTAGAAAGAGAGTTCGAAAAAATACTAAAGAGGATGAAACTAAAATGA
- the lysX gene encoding lysine biosynthesis protein LysX, with protein sequence MPITIAYDILRWEEKALIGKAREMGVDINILHLSNTVLDVGRPWGAMGSVALIRATSQYRALASASALESNGLRTVNTAGSLYSTFDKIRTHSLLERHGVPTPRTKVAFSLEVALSAAESIGYPVVVKPLHGSWGRLVALARDRESLRSIIEYSQHMGPQGRIHYLQEYIEKPGRDIRAFCVGNSVPAGIYRISTSWITNTARGARSEPVRIDSELEDLTLKACRAVEAEFAGVDIVEDRERGYLILEVNGVPEFKNTVRVTGVDIPGIVLSYLNEISNANPPSTRTPTAELQNTSLVNLSR encoded by the coding sequence TTGCCTATAACCATAGCCTACGATATACTGAGATGGGAGGAGAAGGCGCTCATAGGTAAAGCCCGTGAAATGGGTGTTGACATTAACATTCTCCATTTATCCAATACTGTGTTAGATGTGGGTAGACCTTGGGGGGCAATGGGTAGTGTAGCTCTTATAAGGGCAACCTCCCAGTATAGGGCACTTGCCTCTGCATCGGCTCTCGAGAGTAATGGTCTGAGAACAGTTAATACTGCCGGCTCTCTTTACTCCACGTTCGACAAGATCAGGACTCACAGCCTCCTCGAAAGACACGGCGTCCCCACGCCGAGGACGAAAGTAGCATTCTCCCTTGAAGTAGCTCTATCCGCGGCTGAATCCATTGGATACCCGGTGGTCGTGAAACCGCTCCACGGAAGCTGGGGTAGGCTTGTGGCTCTAGCTAGGGACAGGGAGAGCCTTAGGAGTATAATCGAGTATAGCCAGCATATGGGGCCTCAGGGTAGGATACACTATTTACAAGAGTATATCGAGAAGCCCGGTAGGGATATTAGGGCGTTCTGCGTTGGTAACAGTGTTCCAGCAGGCATATACAGGATTAGTACATCTTGGATAACCAATACTGCGAGGGGGGCGAGGTCAGAGCCTGTTAGGATTGATAGTGAATTGGAGGACCTGACTCTCAAGGCTTGCCGGGCGGTTGAAGCGGAGTTCGCTGGGGTGGATATCGTTGAGGATAGGGAGAGAGGTTACCTGATCCTAGAAGTCAATGGTGTACCCGAGTTTAAGAACACTGTGAGGGTGACGGGAGTGGATATACCCGGGATAGTTCTAAGCTACTTAAACGAGATCTCTAATGCTAACCCTCCTTCCACCCGTACTCCTACGGCAGAGCTCCAGAATACTTCTCTCGTAAACCTCAGCCGCTAA
- a CDS encoding type II toxin-antitoxin system RelE/ParE family toxin, with protein sequence MEWKLRISKKALKFIENLPGYQKKRVLTEINVLLENLNKGSIPIHSMDIKRLKGKWSGFLRLRIGDLRVIFRLDIEKMEVIIYHIHHRGRVYK encoded by the coding sequence ATGGAGTGGAAGTTAAGGATCAGTAAGAAGGCTTTAAAGTTCATTGAGAATTTACCCGGATACCAGAAGAAAAGGGTTCTTACCGAGATTAATGTTTTACTGGAGAACCTGAATAAAGGGTCAATTCCTATTCACTCCATGGATATTAAACGGCTTAAAGGTAAGTGGTCCGGATTTCTCAGGCTTAGGATCGGTGATTTGAGGGTTATTTTCCGGTTGGACATTGAGAAGATGGAGGTAATCATTTACCATATCCACCATAGAGGTAGGGTGTACAAGTAA
- a CDS encoding ATP-binding protein, translating to MLFVDRDKELQALERDISSPGLSMTILYGRRRIGKTWILRKLMANHPGSLYFFVPEGPPQALFNMLQEKLEEKCGAIKARSWIKLIEEFDKCSQDRETSILLIDEFQRLGAGFISALQYYYDTSSGKPVKIVLAGSSASVVDKLAGPLGPLYGRARLVQLKGFGFLESYVYLAKKLNTTPLEAFRLYSILGGSPYNLSLASTKDWITIARKEIHSIFGRLYEEPLHILNSETREPGVYLGILEAASGHGSSYSKLASITGKTSLKRYIETLTSLGVLRKTTPYGHNPVKTRNTWYHVSDPYWDYWLKTIYPRRMEGELTGEIPVNEELAEEHFSIWFERTVRELLTILYDTHVKPWWRKDVEIDAVVKGRTGIIAYEIKYKKLANREVEKILQTLRIKAAKIGEPIEALGVISLDTPKPGGIQAETYSFNELLEKALIKKQIRTEEI from the coding sequence ATGTTGTTCGTTGACAGAGACAAGGAACTGCAAGCTTTGGAGAGGGATATCTCCAGTCCAGGGCTAAGTATGACCATATTATATGGTCGTAGGAGGATAGGTAAGACTTGGATTCTCAGGAAATTAATGGCCAACCATCCCGGTAGCCTATATTTCTTCGTCCCAGAAGGACCGCCTCAAGCACTATTCAATATGCTACAAGAGAAACTAGAGGAGAAATGTGGAGCAATCAAAGCTAGAAGCTGGATTAAACTAATAGAGGAATTCGATAAATGCTCACAAGATCGAGAAACAAGCATATTGCTAATCGACGAGTTCCAGAGGCTTGGCGCTGGATTCATATCCGCACTACAATACTATTATGATACAAGTAGTGGTAAACCCGTCAAAATAGTCTTAGCGGGAAGCAGTGCCAGCGTCGTAGATAAGCTAGCTGGGCCGCTAGGCCCCCTCTATGGGAGGGCTAGGCTCGTGCAGTTGAAGGGATTCGGATTCCTGGAATCGTATGTTTACCTGGCAAAGAAACTGAATACTACACCTTTGGAAGCATTTAGACTATACAGCATACTTGGAGGATCACCCTATAACCTGTCCCTTGCCTCTACTAAAGATTGGATAACAATTGCCAGAAAGGAGATACACAGCATATTCGGGAGACTTTACGAGGAGCCCTTACACATACTTAACAGCGAGACACGAGAACCCGGAGTCTACCTGGGAATACTTGAGGCAGCCTCAGGCCACGGTTCAAGCTACTCAAAGCTTGCCTCAATAACAGGTAAAACAAGCCTCAAACGCTATATAGAAACACTAACAAGCCTCGGAGTCCTCCGCAAAACAACTCCATACGGGCATAATCCGGTGAAAACAAGAAACACATGGTACCACGTCTCAGACCCATACTGGGACTACTGGCTAAAAACGATTTATCCGAGGAGGATGGAGGGAGAGCTAACGGGAGAAATACCGGTTAACGAGGAACTAGCGGAGGAACACTTCTCCATATGGTTCGAGAGAACAGTGAGAGAACTACTGACAATACTATACGACACTCACGTAAAGCCTTGGTGGAGGAAAGACGTCGAAATAGACGCAGTAGTAAAAGGTAGAACAGGAATCATAGCATACGAAATTAAATACAAAAAGCTCGCTAACCGAGAAGTAGAGAAGATCTTACAAACACTCAGGATAAAAGCAGCGAAAATAGGTGAGCCCATAGAAGCACTAGGAGTAATCTCCCTGGACACGCCTAAGCCTGGTGGAATACAAGCAGAAACGTATAGCTTCAACGAACTATTAGAAAAAGCATTAATAAAGAAGCAAATAAGAACAGAGGAAATATAG
- a CDS encoding DUF2071 domain-containing protein: protein MEGFLNRDSSIRLRISRRGFNKLFKSHRVKKAISNGTLRILEKYSQKVDKDALTEFLTERRYLL, encoded by the coding sequence GTGGAAGGTTTCCTGAACCGGGATTCCAGTATAAGGTTGAGGATAAGTAGGAGGGGCTTCAATAAACTCTTCAAGTCACATAGGGTGAAAAAAGCTATTTCAAACGGCACATTAAGAATCCTGGAAAAGTACTCGCAAAAAGTGGATAAGGATGCACTTACCGAGTTCCTGACTGAGAGGAGGTATCTTCTGTGA
- a CDS encoding DUF4258 domain-containing protein codes for MKIAYSRHAELRVSIREIGENEVAEVLSNPVNVYYDIVTDTLISVGKRTGRKDHWLIVVYKKKNDTYRIVTVIDTKNIDRIVEKKTISGRWIPVW; via the coding sequence TTGAAAATTGCTTATTCCAGGCATGCCGAACTCAGGGTTAGTATAAGAGAAATCGGGGAAAACGAGGTTGCTGAGGTACTTTCTAACCCGGTTAATGTCTATTATGATATTGTTACAGATACTTTAATATCTGTGGGCAAGAGAACGGGGAGGAAGGATCATTGGCTCATAGTGGTTTACAAAAAGAAAAACGATACATACCGGATAGTTACAGTTATAGACACTAAAAACATAGATAGAATAGTGGAAAAGAAAACAATAAGCGGAAGGTGGATCCCAGTATGGTAA
- a CDS encoding tyrosine-type recombinase/integrase produces the protein MSGDLARKTANDRMRYLQLALRELNYTLTKRGLRRLIRRYQARWPGVADHLYKALKLFVKEIIQDKELADSVPRPRIEWSSPKAPTWHDICLLAENLPYASPPRMLLLTAASTGIRIQTVYDLRLENVRDRTIWLWRSRHSKRVYFSFVTRKLAREMEDYLRYRNDYLSVLGRRSSKMFPYKPKRLRLELYSAMDRVLGYRFQLKQLRKRFAEHMSHHSSTLELQVLMGHASREVVEKHYLLRDQVEDLLRKYDEAMGNVECL, from the coding sequence GTGTCCGGTGATCTGGCTAGGAAGACTGCTAATGACAGGATGAGGTATCTACAGCTCGCTTTGAGAGAGCTTAATTACACCTTAACCAAACGAGGTTTACGGAGGCTGATAAGGAGGTATCAGGCTAGGTGGCCCGGTGTGGCTGATCACTTGTACAAAGCTTTGAAGTTATTCGTCAAGGAGATAATACAGGACAAGGAGCTGGCGGACAGTGTTCCTAGGCCTAGAATAGAGTGGTCTTCCCCGAAGGCGCCCACATGGCATGATATCTGCCTTCTAGCCGAGAACCTGCCATATGCTAGTCCCCCGAGAATGCTGTTATTAACGGCTGCATCTACTGGTATACGTATACAGACTGTATATGATCTGAGGCTAGAGAATGTTAGAGATAGAACCATCTGGCTATGGAGATCCCGGCATAGTAAGAGGGTATACTTTAGCTTTGTTACGAGGAAACTGGCTAGGGAGATGGAGGACTATCTTAGATATAGGAATGATTATCTCTCAGTTTTGGGTAGGAGGAGCAGTAAGATGTTTCCCTACAAGCCTAAGCGATTGCGTTTGGAACTCTATAGTGCAATGGACCGGGTGTTAGGGTATAGGTTTCAGTTGAAGCAGTTGCGTAAGAGGTTCGCTGAGCATATGTCTCATCATTCGAGTACTTTGGAGTTACAGGTTCTCATGGGCCACGCTTCCAGGGAGGTTGTGGAGAAACATTATTTGCTGAGGGACCAGGTCGAGGATTTGTTGAGGAAGTATGATGAAGCCATGGGTAATGTTGAGTGCCTTTAG
- a CDS encoding PIN domain-containing protein, with translation MRIFVDTSIILAFLAGQDNRSRELVKEVEKREIDGYINPLVVDEVIYGYLRLTTGLSSRRIRKLLAKRDKRPVGLVKNDVWPVLKLFTTLPLKGEPGEIIRFMEEYGLMPADAIITLTCKQHEITTIATLDKDFKRVPWIKVVP, from the coding sequence ATGAGGATCTTCGTGGACACCAGCATTATACTAGCGTTCCTCGCGGGCCAAGATAATAGATCCCGGGAACTCGTAAAGGAGGTTGAAAAACGCGAAATCGATGGATACATTAATCCCCTAGTAGTTGACGAAGTCATATATGGTTATCTACGGCTCACAACAGGACTCAGCTCGAGGAGAATAAGGAAGCTATTGGCGAAGAGGGATAAGAGGCCCGTAGGCCTAGTCAAAAATGATGTCTGGCCCGTGTTAAAGCTCTTCACAACACTACCACTAAAGGGAGAGCCAGGGGAGATAATCCGGTTCATGGAAGAATATGGCCTAATGCCCGCAGACGCAATAATAACATTAACATGCAAGCAACACGAGATAACCACCATAGCAACACTAGACAAGGACTTCAAGAGAGTTCCATGGATCAAAGTAGTTCCATAA
- a CDS encoding antitoxin family protein: MSKVVKAVYRNGVLKLLEPVDLEEGEEVQIIISPRGSIADRFYGIARKHRADISKEEFIEVLEEIEDEDLRGHQHYTSVPRGPR; encoded by the coding sequence TTGTCCAAAGTTGTTAAAGCGGTGTATAGGAATGGTGTGCTGAAGCTCTTAGAACCCGTTGACCTTGAGGAGGGTGAGGAAGTTCAGATAATTATAAGTCCAAGAGGATCGATTGCCGACAGGTTCTATGGTATCGCAAGAAAACACAGGGCGGACATTAGCAAGGAGGAGTTCATAGAGGTTCTCGAGGAGATAGAAGATGAGGATCTTCGTGGACACCAGCATTATACTAGCGTTCCTCGCGGGCCAAGATAA
- a CDS encoding DUF433 domain-containing protein yields MAEATKRITIDPKVMGGEPVIKGTRIPVYFILELFPNGWSIEDTIREYPRLTKEDVLASIEYATKN; encoded by the coding sequence ATGGCTGAAGCTACAAAGAGAATAACGATAGATCCGAAGGTTATGGGCGGGGAACCAGTAATTAAAGGCACTCGGATTCCAGTATACTTTATACTCGAACTATTCCCCAACGGGTGGAGCATTGAGGATACGATAAGAGAATACCCGCGCCTAACAAAAGAGGATGTCCTGGCATCCATAGAGTATGCCACGAAAAACTAG
- a CDS encoding PIN domain-containing protein has product MEENRERIYGEGYNLAFIVDSNIIFSIVVAGRRARVYRIISEHRDLKLFSPEEVLIEFREHTRKLKKSARVEFWNKVLLAFSLIRIIPREVYKEALREAYSIARIFDAKDTPFIALSLKLDLPIWTEDRGLLQASFKPGRYVALDTEAVDKLLKGESLETIREKLYRKLFK; this is encoded by the coding sequence ATGGAAGAAAATAGAGAGAGAATATATGGAGAAGGGTATAATCTAGCATTTATCGTTGACAGTAATATTATATTCTCAATAGTAGTTGCTGGTAGAAGAGCCCGAGTTTATAGGATTATCTCGGAGCACCGAGACCTGAAATTATTCTCTCCCGAGGAAGTTTTAATAGAGTTCCGAGAGCATACAAGGAAGCTCAAGAAGAGTGCTCGTGTAGAATTCTGGAATAAGGTTCTGTTAGCTTTTTCATTAATCAGAATTATCCCTAGAGAGGTATATAAGGAAGCTTTACGGGAAGCATACTCTATTGCAAGGATCTTTGATGCGAAGGATACACCGTTTATAGCACTCTCGCTTAAGCTGGACCTCCCTATATGGACTGAGGATAGAGGTTTACTACAGGCCTCCTTCAAACCGGGAAGATATGTGGCACTTGATACAGAGGCTGTCGACAAGTTACTGAAGGGCGAGTCGTTAGAAACCATCCGAGAAAAACTGTATAGGAAACTCTTCAAATAG